The DNA segment CGCCCTCGTCCTGGACCTCCTGACCGACGCCGACGGCCGCACGGCCGGCGTCACCCTGCACGTCATGGGCGAGGGCCAGCACGACGGCGTGGGGGCCGTGCACGCGCCCGCCGTCGTCCTCGCGACGGGCGGCATGGGCCAGGTCTTCTCGGCGACCACCAACCCGTCGGTGTCCACCGGCGACGGCGTGGCCCTCGCCCTGCGCGCGGGCGCCGAGGTCTCCGACCTGGAGTTCGTGCAGTTCCACCCGACCGTGCTGTTCCTCGGCGCCGACGCGGAGGGCCAGCAGCCCCTGGTCTCCGAGGCCGTGCGCGGCGAGGGCGCCCACCTGGTCGACGCCGACGGCATCCGCTTCATGCTCGGACAGCACGAGCTGGCCGAGCTGGCGCCCCGCGACATCGTCGCCAAGGGCATCACGCGCCGCATGCTGGAACAGGGCACCGAGCACATGTACCTGGACGCCCGGCACTTCGGCGCCACCATGTGGGAGCACCGCTTCCCGACGATCCTCGCCGCCTGCCGCGCCCACGGCCTCGACCCGGTCACCGAGCCCATCCCGGTCGCCCCGGCCGCCCACTACGCCTCCGGCGGCGTCCGCACCGACTCCCACGGCCGGACCACCGTCCCCGGGCTCTACGCCTGCGGCGAGGTCGCCTGCACCGGCGTCCACGGCGCCAACCGGCTCGCCTCCAACTCCCTCCTGGAGGGCCTGGTCTACGCCGAGCGCATCGCCGCCGACATCGCCGCGGCCCACGCCGGCAACGGCCTCCACGCACGCGTGCCGCAGCCCGTGCCGTACGCCGAGCAGCCCGCGCACCCGCTGCTCGCCCCGGAGATACGGTTCGCGATCCAGCGGACCATGACCGAGGGCGCCGGTGTCCTGCGCTCCGAGGCCTCCCTGGAGACCGCCGCCGCGTCCCTGGACCGGCTGCACGCCGCGGCCCGCGACGCGCTGGCCGAGAACGGCAAGACGGCCGAGCCCGGCGTCGACACCTGGGAGACCACCAACCTCCTGTGCGTGGCCCGGGTCCTGGTCGCCGCCGCGCGGCTGCGCGAGGAGACCCGCGGCTGCCACTGGCGCGAGGACCGCGCCGACCGCGACGACGCCGCCTGGCGCCGCCACATCGTCGTACGGCTGAATCCGGACCGGACGCTCGCCGTACACACCACGGATACCGCAGACTTCCCCCCGACCCGGCCGCATCACCAGGAGCAGTGACAGACGTGAGCACCCCCGAACTTCCCCTCGCCTCCGGCGGCGGCTGCGGCGACGGCTGCGCCTGCGGCGCCGACGACGGGCTGACCGAGGAGTATCTGGAGTGCGGGCTCGACCCCGCGCTCGCCCAGCTCCTGGCCGACGCAGGACTCGACCCCGTGGAGGTCGAGGACATCGCCAACGTCGCCATCCAGGAGGACCTGGACCACGGCGTGGACGTCACCACGGTCGCCACGATCCCCGAGGACGCCCGCTCCACCGCCGACTTCACCGCCCGTGAGGGCGGCGTCGTGGCGGGGCTCAGAATCGCGGAGGCGGTCCTCTCGGTGGCCTGCTCCGACGAGTTCGAGGTCGAGCGGCACGTCGACGACGGCGACCGCGTGGAGGAGGGGCAGAAGCTCCTCAGCGTCACCGGCGCCACCCGCGACCTCCTCACCGCCGAGCGCAGCGCCCTGAACCTGCTGTGCCGCCTCTCCGGCATCGCGACCGCCACGCGCGCGTGGGCGGACGCCCTGGAGGGCACCAAGGCGAAGGTCCGCGACACCCGCAAGACGACGCCGGGGCTGCGCTCCCTGGAGAAGTTCGCGGTCCGCTGCGGCGGCGGGACGAACCACCGGATGTCGCTGTCCGACGCGGCCCTCGTCAAGGACAACCACGTGGTCGCCGCGGGCGGTGTCGCGCAGGCGTTCAAGGCCGTGCGCGAGATGTTCCCCGAGGTGCCCATCGAGGTCGAGGTCGACACCCTCCACCAGCTCCGCGAGGTCATCGACGCGGGCGCCGACCTGATCCTCCTGGACAACTTCACCCCGGTGGAGTGCGAGGAGGCCGTGGCGATCGTCGCCGGCCGGGCCCTCCTGGAGGCCTCGGGCCGGCTGACCCTCACCAACGCCAAGGCGTACGCGGACACGGGCGTCGACTACCTGGCGGTGGGCGCCCTGACCCACTCGTCCCCCATCCTGGACATCGGCCTCGACCTGCGCGCGGCCGAGTAGGGACGGGGACGGGCCATGCTGCTGACCATCGACGTGGGCAACACCCACACCGTCCTCGGGCTGTTCGACGGCGAGGACATCGTCGAACACTGGCGCATCTCCACGGACGCGCGCCGCACCGCCGACGAGCTGGCGGTCCTCCTCCAGGGCCTCATGGGCATGCACCCGCTGCTCGGCGAGGAACTGGGCGACGGCATCGACGGCATCGCGATCTGCGCGACCGTACCGTCCGTCCTGCACGAACTCCGCGAGGTGACCCGCCGCTACTACGGCGACGTCCCCGCGGTCCTCGTCGAACCGGGGGTGAAGACCGGCGTGCCGATCCTCACCGACAACCCCAAGGAGGTCGGTGCGGACCGCATCATCAACGCGGTCGCGGCCGTCGAGCTCTACGGCGGCCCGGCGGTCGTCGTGGACTTCGGTACGGCGACCACGTTCGACGCGGTCAGCGCGCGCGGGGAGTACGTCGGCGGTGTCATCGCCCCCGGTATCGAGATCTCCGTCGAGGCGCTCGGGGTGAAGGGCGCCCAGCTCCGCAAGATCGAGGTGGCCCGGCCCCGCAGCGTGATCGGCAAGAACACGGTCGAGGCGATGCAGTCCGGGATCGTCTACGGGTTCGCCGGGCAGGTCGACGGGGTCGTGAGCCGCATGGTCCGTGAGCTGGCCGACGACCCCGAGGACGTGACGGTCATCGCCACGGGTGGGCTCGCGCCGATGGTGCTGGGCGAGTCCTCGGTGATCGACGAGCACGAGCCGTGGCTGACGCTGATCGGGCTGAGGCTGGTGTACGAGCGGAACGTGTCGCGGCTCTGAGGGCGCGGGAGGGGTGGGGGGTGTCTGGGGTGCGTTGCCGGGTGCGGCCCGGTGGGGCTTCTCGCGCAGTTCCCCGCGCCCCTGAAAAGCAGGGGCTGCGCCCCGTGCTTTTCAGGCCCGCCGCCGTTCGCCTTTCAGGCCGCGGGGCCGTGGTCCTTTAGGGGCGCGGGGAACTGCGCGACCAGCCCCCACCGGACCCGCACCCGCCCACACACCGAACCCCCACCCCCACCCCCACCGCGCCCCCGTCCACCCAGGTGGGTGGTCCCCGGCGCCACACGCCCCCATCGACCCTCTTTTGTCTGATTAGCGCGTATCGTCGCGGCATGCCCACGCCCCACGGAACCCGCGGTGGCATGGCGTTCGGTGCGGAGGAGCTGCGTGTGCTCCGTCGTGCCCTCGCCCTTGCCCTCAACCCCAGCCCCGCCTCGGCGGAGGAGGTGCAGGACTGCCTCCGGCTCGCCGAGTCCGTCGACGAGGCGACCCGCGAGGAAGCCCGTCTGAGGGCCTTCCTGCTGGCCGACCTCGCCCGCTACCGCGCCGCGCTCCCCGGCACGGTCACGGGCTACACGGCGCTCCTCACCCAGGCCCTGGACACCGGGTACCACCCGCACCCGGACGACCTCGCCGCCCTGCGCGCGCTGCGCGGCAACCCCGCCGCCGCGGCCCTCCTGGAGCGCTGCCGCCCCGTCGTCGAGCAGGACGTGCGCGCCCGCTTCGCGGGGCGCGCGGCGGCCTCGGCCGTGGTCGTCCCCGCCTCCCGCTCCGGCTCCGGCCGTTCCCGGCTCCGCCTCACCGCCCTTCCCGGCGGCCTGGCCGAGCGGGACGTCCACGCGCGCGACGCCGCCGACCAGCCGAAGCCGGCCCGGCCCGCCCGGCCCGCGGAGCCCGCCGAGAAGCCCGGCCCGGTGCCCCGCCCCGCCGCCCCGAGCCCGGCCCGCCGCCCCATCCCGACCCCCGGCGAGGTCTTCCCGCCCAAGCGGAAACCGGCCGCCCCGCCCGCGAACCCGCCCCAGCAACTGGCCGCCGTCTAGCCCTGGCTACCCTGGACGCATGGACTACGTCTCCGCGCTGCTGCCCCCCATCGTGATGGCCGTGCTGTTCATCGCCGTCATCAGGGTGATCGTGAAGACCCAGGGCGGCCCCAACAAGGCCAAGGAGGACGCCGCCGTCGACGCGGCCCTCGCCCGCGCGGAGAGCGCCCGCCAGGCCGACGGCACCGACCTCCGGGGCACCGGCGCCTGACGCACCCGGCACCGGGCCCCGCGACACCCCGCTCCATCGGCGTACGACTCGTCAGCTCTTCGAGTCGTACGCCTTTTTGTTCCGTTTCTTGGAGTTTCTTCGGGTTTCTTTGAGATTCTTTGGGTTTCTTCGGATATCGTGCGGAACTGTGCCTCGCCCCTTGGGAGAACTCGAAGACGCGGTCATGACGCGGGTGTGGAAGTGGAACCGCCCGGTGACCGTTCGGGAAGTCCTGGAAGACCTTCAGCGGGAACGGTCCATCGCGTACACGACGGTGATGACCGTTCTGGACAATCTCCATCAGAAGGGCTGGGTGCGCCGGGAGGCGGAAGGTCGGGCCTATCGATATGAGGCGGTCTCCACCCGCGCCGCCTACTCGGCCGCACTGATGAACGAAGCCTGGTCGCAGAGCGACAACCCCGCCGCCGCTCTCGTCGCGTTCTTCGGGATGATGAGCGAGGAACAGCGACAGGCGCTCACCGACGCCGTACGCATCGTGCAGGGCCCTGACCCCGTCAAACCCGAACCGGCGCCGCCCGCGGCCCGCCTCGGTGAAACCCCTGCCGAAACCGCCGGCGAATCCGCCGAATCGTCCGGCGAAACACAGGGGACCCCCGGCGAATCACCGGATCTTCCCGGGCGATAGCGTCCGCTCATGCCAGCATCGAGTCCCGAAGTCACCGCAAAAGCCATCACCGTCCGGCGGGCTCGGACCAGCGATGTCCCGCACGTGCGCGACCTCCTCGACTCTTACGTGCAGCGTCGCATCCTGCTCGACAAAGCGACGGTCACGCTTTACGAGGACATCCAGGAGTTCTGGGTCGCGGAACGGGGCACCGGTCCGGACGCCGAGGTCGTCGGCTGTGGTGCCCTGCACGTCATGTGGGAAGACCTCGCCGAAGTCCGCACTCTCGCGGTGAACCCGGCCGCCAAGGGTCTCGGTGTCGGCCACCGGTTGCTGGAGAAGTTGCTCGACACCGCTCGCTGGCTCGGTGTTCGCCGGGTTTTCTGTCTGACCTTCGAAGTCGAGTTCTTCGCGAAGCACGGCTTCGTGGAGATCGGCGAGACTCCGGTCGACACCGATGTGTACGCGGAGCTGCTGCGTTCCTATGACGAGGGCGTCGCGGAGTTCCTCGGTCTCGAACGGGTGAAACCGAACACCTTGGGCAACAGCCGGATGCTTCTGCATCTGTGATCGTCGGCGGATCGGCAAGGAACCCGGGGCTTGAAGCCCGGGCATGAACCCCGGGCTTCATCGGCGAACCTCATCGGCGAACCCCGACCCCTATTCCGGTGGGGCCGCCTTGCCCGGGTTCCCTATGTCCGAAACGCGCACGTTTCCGGTCTCCCCCGGACTCCGGGCCCTCTCCGTGGCCTCTCCCCGGTCTCTCCCAGGGGTTTGTGTTTTTCCTGGAAAAGCGGTTTGCTTTCCGACGTACTGCAGTACTGCATATAACAGGGGACGTGAAACAGCGGCGCTCGCCGCAGGCCCTCGGCCCTGAAGTTATCGATGAAAGGAAATCCGGTGGCACAGAAGGTTCAGGTCCTTCTTGTCGACGACCTCGACGGCGGCGAGGCGGACGAGACCGTGACGTTCGCGCTGGACGGCAAGACGTACGAGATCGACCTCACGACCGCCAACGCGGACAAGCTTCGCGGCCTTCTCGACCCTTACGTCAAGGGTGGCCGCCGTACCGGAGGCCGTGCGGCGGGCGGGCGCGGCAAGGCCCGTGCCGCTTCCGGCGGCAGCCAGGACACCGCGGCCATCCGCGCGTGGGCGAAGGAGAACGGCTACGAGGTCAACGACCGCGGCCGTGTCCCCGCCTCCATCCGCGAGGCCTACGAGAAGGCCAACGGCTGAGATTCCGACGGCCCGGTGCTCACGCGCCGCAGCCGGACGCGGTGGCAGTGCGTCGCCACCGTGTCCACCACTCGCACGAGGTCGGGGGCGTCCCCACCGCCTCCCAACGCCGACATGCTCGGCAGCGAGGGTTCCACCTCGCATCCCGGCTCGGGGGGCCGCAGCCAGTCGGCGGCCCCCTGTGAACCGGCCTCCCCGCGCACGCCCGCGAGCCTTCCGGCCCCGCCCGGAAGCGCCGGCGCCGCCAGCCGACCGCCCGTTCCGACGGCGGTGAGGTCCAGGTCGAGGCCGCCCCAGTCCAGCCACTCCAGCAGACCCGGCAGCTCCTCCGCGCTCCCCGCCGCGACCAGCAGCAGCATCCGGTCCCCGCGCAGCGCCACCGGCGAGCCCGGACCGGGCACCGGTCCCAGATGCCTGAGCGCCGCGACCCCCGCTTCCGCCGGGACATCGAGCACATCGAAGCGCAGGCCCGTAAGGAGTTGTACGGGCGTCCCGGGCACGGTCGCCCAGCCGAGTTCGTTCTCGTACCACTGCCGCACCGCGTCCCGGGCGATGTCACCCGGAACATCGCGCGGGACGACGCCCTGGGCCTCGCTCGGGTCGAGCGGTCGGCGGGGAAGGGGGACGATGGCCATGTCAGGAGCAACCGTGCGAAGGAGCCCGGAGTTACGCTGGGTATCGGCTCGGATGCGAGGAGTGCCGGGAAAGGGGGCGTTCCGTGGTGTGTGACGACGCAAGGATGTTCGCCCTTAGCGGAGGGAACCGGTGCATCCGGCATGGAGTGTCAGTGCCTACGGGTAAGACATCCCTAGTGGGAGGGGGCGACACGCAGGAATGGCCGTCTCACGTTCGCCATCGGCGTACTGATGGTGGGGGTAACTGCCTGGCCTGCGGGAACATCGTCTCGCACCATCGGGTTGGAGCAGATGTCGGCGTTCGGGGTCAGGAGGCCAAGGACGGTGTCGGCAGTTGGAATGAGCGGTCCCCGCTTGCGGGACTAAGCTGCGGAAGGACAGCGAGGGGAGCGTCCCCTCACTGCCTGACCGCTCTGAGGAGCGATTAACGATGTTCGAGAGGTTCACCGACCGCGCGCGGCGGGTTGTCGTCCTGGCTCAGGAAGAAGCCCGGATGCTCAACCACAACTACATCGGCACCGAGCACATCCTCCTGGGCCTGATCCACGAGGGTGAGGGTGTCGCCGCTAAGGCCCTGGAGAGCCTCGGGATTTCGCTCGAGGCGGTCCGCCAGCAGGTGGAGGAGATCATCGGGCAGGGGCAGCAGGCCCCGTCCGGGCACATCCCCTTCACCCCCCGTGCCAAGAAGGTCCTGGAGCTGTCGCTCCGCGAGGCCCTTCAGCTGGGCCACAACTACATCGGCACGGAGCACATCCTGCTCGGCCTGATCCGTGAGGGCGAGGGCGTCGCCGCCCAGGTCCTGGTCAAGCTGGGCGCAGATCTCAACCGGGTGCGGCAGCAGGTCATCCAGCTGCTCTCCGGTTACCA comes from the Streptomyces griseiscabiei genome and includes:
- a CDS encoding L-aspartate oxidase; this translates as MSSTGTSSTGTATGIRLHAPAPGWSVDADVVVVGSGVAGLTAALRCEAAGLRTVVVTKARLDDGSTRWAQGGIAAALGEGDTPEQHQDDTLVAGAGLCDEEAVRLLVTEGPDAVRRLIETGAHFDESEEGGLELTREGGHHRRRIAHAGGDATGAEISRALVEAVRARGLRTVENALVLDLLTDADGRTAGVTLHVMGEGQHDGVGAVHAPAVVLATGGMGQVFSATTNPSVSTGDGVALALRAGAEVSDLEFVQFHPTVLFLGADAEGQQPLVSEAVRGEGAHLVDADGIRFMLGQHELAELAPRDIVAKGITRRMLEQGTEHMYLDARHFGATMWEHRFPTILAACRAHGLDPVTEPIPVAPAAHYASGGVRTDSHGRTTVPGLYACGEVACTGVHGANRLASNSLLEGLVYAERIAADIAAAHAGNGLHARVPQPVPYAEQPAHPLLAPEIRFAIQRTMTEGAGVLRSEASLETAAASLDRLHAAARDALAENGKTAEPGVDTWETTNLLCVARVLVAAARLREETRGCHWREDRADRDDAAWRRHIVVRLNPDRTLAVHTTDTADFPPTRPHHQEQ
- the nadC gene encoding carboxylating nicotinate-nucleotide diphosphorylase: MSTPELPLASGGGCGDGCACGADDGLTEEYLECGLDPALAQLLADAGLDPVEVEDIANVAIQEDLDHGVDVTTVATIPEDARSTADFTAREGGVVAGLRIAEAVLSVACSDEFEVERHVDDGDRVEEGQKLLSVTGATRDLLTAERSALNLLCRLSGIATATRAWADALEGTKAKVRDTRKTTPGLRSLEKFAVRCGGGTNHRMSLSDAALVKDNHVVAAGGVAQAFKAVREMFPEVPIEVEVDTLHQLREVIDAGADLILLDNFTPVECEEAVAIVAGRALLEASGRLTLTNAKAYADTGVDYLAVGALTHSSPILDIGLDLRAAE
- a CDS encoding type III pantothenate kinase — translated: MLLTIDVGNTHTVLGLFDGEDIVEHWRISTDARRTADELAVLLQGLMGMHPLLGEELGDGIDGIAICATVPSVLHELREVTRRYYGDVPAVLVEPGVKTGVPILTDNPKEVGADRIINAVAAVELYGGPAVVVDFGTATTFDAVSARGEYVGGVIAPGIEISVEALGVKGAQLRKIEVARPRSVIGKNTVEAMQSGIVYGFAGQVDGVVSRMVRELADDPEDVTVIATGGLAPMVLGESSVIDEHEPWLTLIGLRLVYERNVSRL
- a CDS encoding BlaI/MecI/CopY family transcriptional regulator, with the protein product MGELEDAVMTRVWKWNRPVTVREVLEDLQRERSIAYTTVMTVLDNLHQKGWVRREAEGRAYRYEAVSTRAAYSAALMNEAWSQSDNPAAALVAFFGMMSEEQRQALTDAVRIVQGPDPVKPEPAPPAARLGETPAETAGESAESSGETQGTPGESPDLPGR
- a CDS encoding amino-acid N-acetyltransferase; translation: MPASSPEVTAKAITVRRARTSDVPHVRDLLDSYVQRRILLDKATVTLYEDIQEFWVAERGTGPDAEVVGCGALHVMWEDLAEVRTLAVNPAAKGLGVGHRLLEKLLDTARWLGVRRVFCLTFEVEFFAKHGFVEIGETPVDTDVYAELLRSYDEGVAEFLGLERVKPNTLGNSRMLLHL
- a CDS encoding histone-like nucleoid-structuring protein Lsr2, with amino-acid sequence MAQKVQVLLVDDLDGGEADETVTFALDGKTYEIDLTTANADKLRGLLDPYVKGGRRTGGRAAGGRGKARAASGGSQDTAAIRAWAKENGYEVNDRGRVPASIREAYEKANG
- a CDS encoding SCO3374 family protein; the protein is MAIVPLPRRPLDPSEAQGVVPRDVPGDIARDAVRQWYENELGWATVPGTPVQLLTGLRFDVLDVPAEAGVAALRHLGPVPGPGSPVALRGDRMLLLVAAGSAEELPGLLEWLDWGGLDLDLTAVGTGGRLAAPALPGGAGRLAGVRGEAGSQGAADWLRPPEPGCEVEPSLPSMSALGGGGDAPDLVRVVDTVATHCHRVRLRRVSTGPSESQPLAFS